The Gallus gallus isolate bGalGal1 chromosome W, bGalGal1.mat.broiler.GRCg7b, whole genome shotgun sequence sequence AGAGGGACGGAACCACCGCCAgtttacccttccaggacccaaccgCCTCactttacccttccaggacccaaagtccccatagaaccccatagaaggACCCTTTAAGCTCAcctttacccttccaggacccaaccaaCCTATATATCCCTATAGATCCCCAATGGAACCACATAGAGGGACGGAACCACCGCCAgtttacccttccaggacccaactGCTTCactttacccttccaggacccaaagtccctatagaaccccatagaaggACCCTTCAAGCTCAcctttacccttccaggacccaaccaaCCTATATAGCCCTATAGATCCCCAATGGAACCTCATAGAGGGACGGAACCACCTCCaatttacccttccaggacccaactGCTTcactttccccttccaggacccaaaatcccTATAGAACCCCATGGAAGCACCCTTCCGCCTCAcctttacccttccaggacccaaccaaCCTATATAGCCCTATAGATCCCCAATGGAGCATCACAGAGGGATGGAACCACCGCCAgtttacccttccaggacccaaccgCCTCactttacccttccaggacccaaaccccctatagaaccccatagaaggACCCTTTAAGCTCAcctttacccttccaggacccaaccaaCCTATATATCCCTATAGATCCCCAATGGAACCTCATAGAGAGATGGAACCACCGCCAgtttacccttccaggacccaaccaaCCTATCCAGCCCTATAGATCCCAAACGGAACATCACAGGCGGATACAACCACCACATTTctcaccttccaggacccaaccaaCCTATCCAGCCCTATAGATCCCTAACGGAACCTCATAGAGAGATGGAACCACCGCCaatttacccttccaggacccaaccaaCCTATCCAGCCCTATAGATCCCAAACGGAACATCACAGGCGGATACAACCACCGCCAATTTCACCTTCCAcgaccccacaaccccccaaaaacccTAAAATCCCCCCCTGGATCACGCTAGAACCCCCCAACCGCCCcttatttcccccttttccccctcaCCTGAAGCGCCCGAGCCGCGATATCCTCCGCCGTGCCGAAGAAAGCCTCGTCCACGTCCAAAGTCTTCACCTCCTCGTGGCTCCCGAAGAAGAGGACCACCGCCAACTCCCCCCCGCCGACGTTCTTAAGCCAATGGACGGCGCCGGGGGGGAAGAACACCGCCTGCCCCACGGTGGCGTTGTAGGTCGTGGCGTTGGCGCCGCTCGCCACGCCGACCCACGCCGTGCCCTGCGGGCGAAGCCGCGAGGAAAAGCATGCAGGGGGTGGGGGAAAACAAGCCTCGCGGGGTGGCCTTGGAGCCATCCCGATGGGCTCGAAGGGGCGCGAGAGAAAAAGGGTgagttgggggggggaagggcgTCGCCGCGGCCTACTTGCAGCACATAGCCGTGCTCGGCGGCGTTGAAGTGCCAGTGGGGGACGCGGAGGCCGCCGGCTTTGATCCGAAGCAAGGCCACGCTCATGTGGGATTGGTGCTGCCGGAGGCTCTCCCCGAATTGCAGCCCTTCGGGGTCGGGGTAAAGGTCCCGCTTGGATCTCGAGGTCGCCCATTGGATTTGGCCGCCGGGGTATTTTTGGGGCtgggaagtggggggggggggggggggggggtcggaaaagggggggaaggggactCCATTCAGTTTCGCTTTCGGTGTcgcttccccttcccttcctttcccttccttttcccttatttcccctcatttcccctttatttcccctcatttcccctccctttccctgtatttcccctccttttcccttatttccctttcatttccctccctttcccctccctttccctatatttcccctcctttccgctcctttccctttcatttccccttcatttccccttcatttccccctcatttccccttctttcccctccttttcccttcatttcccctcctttcccctcatttccccttcatttcccctcctttcccctcatttcccctcatttccctacatttcccctcatttcccctcctttcccctcctttcccctcatttcccctcctttccccttcatttcccctccctttccctttgtttccttttgtttcccctcatttcccatccttccccttccccttccctttccccttccctttccccttccccatcccctccccttcccacttccccatcccctctccccttcccctccaacttcccctcccacttcccctcccccttcccacttcccctccctcttccctcccacttcccctcccacttcccttcccacttccctcccccctcccacttcccctccccctcccacttcccacttcccctccccctcccatttccccttcccacttcccctcccacttcccctcccccttccccttcctcctcccacttcccctcccccttctccttcctcctcccacttcccctcccacttcccctcccacttcccctccccctcccacttcccacttccccttccccctcccacttcccctcccACTTCACCTCCCAcatcccctccccctcccacttcccttcccacttcccctcccccttcccacttcccctccccctccccctcccccttcccacttgcccttcccctctccccttcctcctcccacttcccctcccacttcccctcccccttccccttcctcctcccacttCCCCTTCCCACTTCCCttcccacttcccctcccccttcccacttcccctccccctcccccttccccttcccatccctttcccctcccacttcccctccctcttccctcccacttcccctcccacttccccttccccttcccccccttcccacttcccttcccacttcccctcccacttcccctcccacttcccctcctccttccccctccccctcccacttcccctcccacttcccctcccacttcccctcccacttccccttccccctcccaccTCCGTCCGACTCAACCGATAGAAGAAGCGAAACCGGGCGcctccgccgcctcctcccTCCTCGTTAACTCCTTCCTCGTTAACAACCCCTCCCTCGTTAGCGCTCATTTCCCTAACGAGGCCGCCCGCCTTGCTGTACACCAGGGCCAAACTGGCCAcgctcagagctgtgctcatcACGCCGGCCAGAAGGCAAAGCGCAAACAGCTTCCGGAGGGTTCCGTTGCTTTGGGGGGCCTGAAGTGGATTTaaagagggggggggaaagggtTGGCTGGGGGCGAAGCGGGCCCAAGTGGGCCAAAGAGGGCCAAGCTGGGCCGAGCCAGGCCAAaccaggccaagccaggccgAATTGGGCCAAGATGGGACAAgcaaggccaagccaggcccagttaggccaagccaggccatgTTGGGTCaagccaggccaagccaggccaagttaggccaagccaggccaagttaggccaagccaggccatgTTGGGTCAAGCCAGGCCAAGCTAGGCCAAGCTAGGCCATGGTGAGCCATGCTGGGCCAAGttaggccaagccaggccaagccaggccaagttaggccaagccaggccaagttaggccaagccaggccaagccaggccaagccaggccgAATTGGGCCAAGCTAGGCCAAaccaggccaagccaggccaagttaggccaagccaggccaaaccaggccaagccaggcccagttaggccaagccaggccagaTTAGGCCAAGgtaggccaagccaggccaagccaggccaagccaggccgAATTGGGTCAAGCCGGGCAAAGctaggccaagccaggccaagttaggccaagccaggccaagTTACGCCAAGTTAGGCCAAGGTAGGCCAAGGTAGGCCAAGgtaggccaagccaggccaaaccaggccaagccaggccgAATTGGGCCAAGctaggccaagccaggccaagccaggccaagTTAGGCCAAGGTAGGCCAAGGCAGGCCAAaccaggccaagccaggctgAATTGGGTCAAGCCGGGCCAAGctaggccaagccaggccaagcTAGGCCAAGctaggccaagccaggccagaTTAGGCCAAGCTAGGCCAAGCCAGGCGAAGTTAGGCCAAGCCGGGCCGAACTGGGCCAAGCAAGGCCAAGTTAGGCCAAGCCaagccaaaccagtccaaaccagtccaaaccagtccaaaccaggccaagataggccaagttaggccaagccagtccaaaccagtccaaaccagtccaacccaGTCCAacccagtccaaaccagtccaaaccagtccaaaccaagCCAAGTTAGGCCTAGTTAGGCCAAgttaggccaaaccagtccaaaccaatccaaaccagtccaaaccattccaaaccaatccaaaccaatccaaaccagtccaaaccagtccaaaccagtccaaaccattccaatccaggccaaaccagtccaaaccaggccaagttAGGCCAAGCCAAAGCAAACCAGTCCAacccagtccaaaccagtccaaacaagtccaaaccaatccaaaccagtccaacccattccaaaccagtccaaatcaggccaagttaggccaaaccagtccaaaccattccaaaccagtccaacccagtccaaaccaatccaaaccagtccaaaccagtccaaaccaggccaaaccagttcaaaccagtccaaaccagtccaacccattccaaaacagtccaaaccagtccaaaccaatccaaaccaatccaaaccagtccaacccattccaaaccagtccaaaccagtccaaaccagtccaaaccaatccaaaccaatccaaaccagtccaaaccagtccaacccattccaaaccagtccaaaccagtccaaaccagtccaaaccattccaaaccaggccaaaccagtccaaaccagtccaaaccaatccaaaccagtccaaaccaggccaagttaggccaagccaaaccaaaccagtccaaaccagtccaaaccaggccaagttaggccaaaccaatccaaaccagtccaaaccagtccaaaccagtccaaaccattccaacccattccaaaccaatccaaaccagtccaaaccattccaaaccagtccaaaccagtccaacccattccaaaccagtccaaaccaggccaagttaggccaaaccaatccaaaccagtccaaaccagtccaaaccagtccaaaccaatccaaaccagtccaaaccagtccaacccaGTCCAacccagtccaaaccagtccaaaccagtccaaaccaagCCAAGTTAGGCCTAGTTAGGCCAAgttaggccaaaccagtccaaaccaatccaaaccagtccaaaccattccaaaccaatccaaaccaatccaaaccagtccaaaccagtccaaaccagtccaaaccattccaatccaggccaaaccagtccaaaccaggccaagttAGGCCAAGCCAAAGCAAACCAGTCCAacccagtccaaaccagtccaaacaagtccaaaccaatccaaaccagtccaacccattccaaaccagtccaaatcaggccaagttaggccaaaccagtccaaaccattccaaaccagtccaacccagtccaaaccaatccaaaccagtccaaaccagtccaaaccaggccaaaccagttcaaaccagtccaaaccagtccaacccattccaaaacagtccaaaccagtccaaaccaatccaaaccaatccaaaccagtccaacccattccaaaccagtccaaaccagtccaaaccagtccaaaccaatccaaaccaatccaaaccagtccaaaccagtccaacccattccaaaccagtccaaaccagtccaaaccagtccaaaccattccaaaccaggccaaaccagtccaaaccagtccaaaccaatccaaaccagtccaaaccaggccaagttaggccaagccaaaccaaaccagtccaaaccagtccaaaccaggccaagttaggccaaaccaatccaaaccagtccaaaccagtccaaaccagtccaaaccattccaacccattccaaaccaatccaaaccagtccaaaccattccaaaccagtccaaaccagtccaacccattccaaaccagtccaaaccaggccaagttaggccaaaccaatccaaaccagtccaaaccagtccaaaccagtccaaacctatccaaaccagtccaaaccagtccaaaccaatccaaaccagtccaaaccagtccaaaacagtccaaaccagtccaagttaggccaaaccaatccaaaccagtccaaaccagtccaacccagtccaaaccagtccaaaccagtccaaaccaggccaagttaggccaagttaagccaaaccagtccaaaccagtccaaaccagtccaaaccagtccaagttAGGCCAAGCCaagccaaaccagtccaaaccagtccaaaccaatccaaaccaatccaaaccagtccaaaccagtccaaaccattccaaaccagtccaacccattccaaaccaatccaaaccagtccaaaccagtccaaaccagttcAAACCAGTTCAAaccattccaaaccagtccaaaccaggccaaaccagtccaaaccattccaaaccagtccaaaccaggctAAGTTAGGCCAAGTCAGGACCAGTTAGGCCAAgccaatccaaaccagtccaaaccagtccaaaccagtccaaaccaatccaaaccagttcaaaccagtccaaaccagtccaaaccagtccaaaccagtccaaaccaatccaaaccagtccaacccattccaaaccagtccaa is a genomic window containing:
- the LOC121108231 gene encoding uncharacterized protein LOC121108231 isoform X2, which produces MDNRAFEMQPEGAARSWKGKDGLQREAPQSNGTLRKLFALCLLAGVMSTALSVASLALVYSKAGGLVREMSANEGGVVNEEGVNEEGGGGGGARFRFFYRLSRTEPQKYPGGQIQWATSRSKRDLYPDPEGLQFGESLRQHQSHMSVALLRIKAGGLRVPHWHFNAAEHGYVLQGTAWVGVASGANATTYNATVGQAVFFPPGAVHWLKNVGGGELAVVLFFGSHEEVKTLDVDEAFFGTAEDIAARALQSSAPLTLALLRIHPNELGQPHLHGNANELAYVVSGRGRAGLVTEKGLKVEMEVGVGDVVFFPAGTQHYLEAGGDEGLLLVVAYSTGKKELKTLRMNQYFKATADHILAQLFRKEQREFQRFPRS